Proteins from a single region of Sesamum indicum cultivar Zhongzhi No. 13 linkage group LG5, S_indicum_v1.0, whole genome shotgun sequence:
- the LOC105162710 gene encoding uncharacterized protein LOC105162710 isoform X2: protein MEVPRETPVLLESKPLEMAEEFESRRLMEENIIAALKDENINTIGICGLGGIGKTRMAGRIGEKVKGEKLFKSVVLVWVGPIFDPERIAYEISDYLGVKVEVGNFMATVNKLRCRLLVEERILIILDDVWKILDLEKVGIPLHKHKGSCKILITSRLKDVCLAMGANAIFAVQSLTEEEAWSLLRKIVGVSMDSSDIYPLARSVAQKCKGLPLALNVIGRHLKDSSKVCLGSIAENNLNPALSYESKLLQEMDARGGLFGEGIETNINLIRKMSLNVSLPPGLMKSSITTKLYRPLRVLPFKLAASDLKGTDENVKKTLWVFDDVYTALRHGMDSALESLVTLDLSNTDIRVLPGIMKKLVNLELLVLTNCHNLQYIEPGLISSFDRLKELYMLGSFSGWEVEKEGKRVGNASINELALLPNLTALQIQIQDQNIIAQNSKIWSRLTVYVISTPEELKCRFQESSHLSFPAVHLDDYYGEFLGAMDFYLPSLTPLVDWLCVMLRSTESLRLAGVGSKNAVDELIPEGFKLLKQLEIRNCSIMEYLVNGADQVLQTNGLFPVLESLCLQDLPLFMEVFHGQFPVAMFGKLRNLKLLKLPSLVHVCRNPTQSVSVSNLRSVHISHCPKLKSLFSLSTAQGLVQLEEIKIENCEIMEEIFSGEGPEDGNISCNKIEFAKLNYIELDTLPNFTGLCKSVRIDFPQLREFCIQSLRKLITLCPNESDLIFRGNDDNDDSVMQCLFTEKHLFVHQSWPFHKQYQATEEEFMEEEIMKGSIHSHPELSNQATRGNACASFQYDENQKSLCLASRQSTITEEVDADSPESYSFELEEKIRDKDVSAGHSYEGAKEDEAKAEEIRHEAKLEVSTDVVLRNEKYLKDFILFCSIFPSDYEFTKDMLVWQWIAEGLINLGEDEIMEGESIRCFDTLLNLGYIMPAGYNHRIDQMKYRVGEEKVNAFIPKQQYLEPKFQKYLDTEEITDVLKVDHLSLAFKQIDCINFGTIKQCGQLKMLSIHRCYGSKMKNLLPSDLFLELQALKILNLSHTDIMGLPSSVENLKALQCLDMYATPIRGLPESIRCLSNLRTLNLDGCLSLMTLPKCTSMLINLRHLVLDIVGQLQSMPAGIGKLSKLRTLRAFLVGEDEGSRIGELKDMNKLKGSLLISNLENVSTKEEAAEAYLCNKQDLKKIELQWSDLQDNKNPDEEEILESLQPPLGIEELKIFFYSLGNCQL, encoded by the exons ATGGAAGTTCCTCGCGAAACTCCCGTGCTGCTGGAATCTAAACCCTTGGAAATGGCTGAGGAATTTGAGTCCAGAAGATTAATGGAGGAAAACATCATAGCAGCTTTGAAGGACGAAAATATCAACACAATTGGAATTTGTGGGCTTGGGGGCATAGGTAAGACAAGAATGGCGGGACGAATCGGGGAGAAGGTGAAAGGTGAGAAACTGTTCAAATCTGTTGTGTTGGTATGGGTTGGCCCAATTTTTGACCCAGAGAGGATTGCATATGAGATTTCTGATTATTTGGGTGTTAAAGTGGAAGTGGGGAATTTTATGGCCACAGTAAATAAATTGCGGTGTAGATTGCTTGTGGAAGAGAGGATTCTGATAATACTGGATGATGTTTGGAAGATACTAGATTTAGAGAAAGTTGGAATTCCGCTGCACAAGCACAAGGGTTCGTGCAAAATCTTGATAACTTCCAGATTGAAGGATGTTTGCTTGGCTATGGGAGCTAATGCGATTTTTGCAGTGCAAAGCTTAACAGAAGAGGAAGCATGGAGTCTTTTAAGAAAGATAGTTGGCGTCTCTATGGACTCTTCTGATATATATCCTTTAGCAAGATCTGTTGCACAGAAATGCAAAGGCTTGCCACTTGCCCTTAATGTTATTGGGAGACATTTGAAGGATAGTAGCAAGGTTTGCCTAGGATCTATTGCAGAAAACAATCTGAACCCAGCTTTGTCATATGAGTCTAAGCTGCTACAGGAAATGGATGCTCGGGGTGGTTTATTTGGTGAAGGGATTGAAACAAACATCAACTTAATACGCAAGATGAGTCTGAATGTATCATTACCACCAGGACTAATGAAATCCAGTATTACCACGAAATTATATCGTCCCTTACGTGTGCTCCCGTTCAAACTTGCGGCATCAGATCTTAAAGGTACTgatgaaaatgtgaaaaaaactCTGTGGGTCTTTGATGATGTGTATACCGCATTACGCCATGGTATGGATTCAGCATTGGAGTCATTGGTCACATTAGATCTTTCTAATACTGATATTCGGGTATTGCCTGGGATAATGAAAAAACTTGTCAATCTGGAATTGTTAGTTTTGACAAATTGTCACAATCTCCAATATATTGAACCAGGTCTTATATCAAGTTTTGATCGTTTGAAAGAACTGTACATGTTGGGCAGCTTCAGTGGATGGGAAGtagagaaagaaggaaaaagagtgGGAAATGCTTCAATTAATGAACTCGCGCTCTTGCCTAACTTGACTGCTTTACAGATTCAGAtacaagatcaaaatattattgcgcaaaattcaaaaatctgGTCAAGGTTGACTGTTTATGTAATATCAACACCTGAAGAGCTCAAATGTCGATTCCAAGAATCTTCTCATCTCAGCTTCCCTGCTGTACACCTTGATGATTACTATGGGGAATTTCTGGGAGCAATGGACTTCTACCTTCCAAGTCTTACTCCTTTAGTGGATTGGCTTTGTGTCATGTTGAGGAGTACTGAAAGTTTGCGTTTAGCTGGAGTTGGATCtaaaaatgcagtggatgagtTGATTCCAGAGGGTTTTAAGCTCTTGAAACAGTTGGAGATACGTAACTGTAGCATAATGGAATACCTTGTGAATGGAGCTGATCAGGTGCTGCAGACAAATGGTCTCTTTCCTGTTCTAGAATCACTGTGTCTTCAAGACCTTCCCCTGTTTATGGAGGTATTCCATGGTCAATTTCCAGTGGCCATGTTTGGGAAACTAAGAAATCTGAAACTGCTTAAGTTACCTTCCTTGGTGCATGTCTGTAGAAACCCAACTCAAAGTGTTTCAGTTTCCAACCTCAGGTCTGTTCATATATCACATTGTCCCAAATTAAAGAGTTTATTCTCATTATCCACGGCTCAGGGTTTGGTGCAACtcgaagaaattaaaatagagaATTGTGAAATAATGGAAGAAATCTTTTCTGGGGAAGGGCCTGAAGATGGCAATATTAGCTGCAACAAGATCGAGTttgccaaattaaattatatagagCTTGATACCCTTCCTAACTTCACTGGTTTATGCAAAAGTGTGAGGATTGATTTTCCCCAGTTGAGAGAGTTCTGCATTCAAAGCTTGCGAAAGCTCATAACACTTTGTCCTAATGAGAGCGACCTTATCTTTAGAGGcaatgatgataatgatgataGTGTCATGCAATGTCTATTCACTGAGAAG CACCTATTTGTTCATCAGTCCTGGCCCTTTCACAAACAATATCAGGCTACGGAAGAAGAATTCATGGAGGAAGAGATCATGAAAG GATCAATTCATTCCCATCCAGAATTGAGCAACCAGGCTACTAGAGGCAATGCATGTGCAAGTTTTCAATATGACGAGAATCAGAAG AGTCTTTGCTTGGCTTCAAGGCAAAGCACCATTACTGAAGAAGTTGATGCAGATTCCCCCGAAAGCTATTCGTTTGAACTAGAGGAGAAAATAAGGGATAAAGATGTTTCTGCAGGCCATTCTTATGAAGGAGCAAAAGAAGATGAAGCGAAAGCAGAGGAAATTAGGCATGAGGCAAAGTTGGAAGTATCTACAGACGTGGTATTGCGTAATGAAAAGTACTTGAaagatttcattttgttttgctCAATATTTCCATCTGATTATGAATTCACCAAGGATATGTTAGTTTGGCAATGGATAGCTGAAGGTTTGATAAATTTGGGAGAAGATGAAATAATGGAAGGAGAATCTATCCGGTGCTTTGATACTTTGTTGAACTTGGGTTACATTATGCCAGCTGGATATAATCATCGCATTGACCAAATGAAGTATAGAGTTGGTGAAGAAAAGGTGAATGCTTTCATTCCAAAGCAACAGTACTTAGAACCTAAGTTTCAGAAATATTTGGACACTGAAGAGATCACTGATGTGCTCAAAGTTGACCACTTGTCTTTGGCCTTTAAGcaaattgattgcattaatttTGGGACTATCAAACAGTGTGGTCAACTGAAGATGCTGAGTATTCACCGCTGTTATGGgtctaaaatgaaaaatcttctACCATCCGATCTTTTCTTGGAGTTGCAGGCCTTAAAGATCTTAAATTTGAGTCACACAGACATAATGGGACTACCAAGTTctgttgaaaatttgaaggCATTGCAATGTCTTGACATGTATGCGACACCTATTAGGGGTTTGCCTGAGTCCATACGTTGCCTTAGCAATTTGCGGACTTTAAACCTCGATGGTTGTTTGAGCCTCATGACATTGCCCAAATGCACGAGTATGTTGATTAACCTGCGGCATTTGGTTCTTGATATTGTGGGCCAGTTGCAGTCAATGCCTGCAGGGATTGGAAAATTATCCAAACTACGCACACTAAGGGCATTTTTGGTCGGAGAGGATGAAGGTAGTCGCATAGGAGAGCTGAAGGACATGAACAAGCTGAAAGGATCACTTCTTATATCAAATCTTGAGAATGTTTCAACCAAGGAAGAGGCTGCAGAGGCTTACCTTTGTAACAAACAGGACCTTAAAAAGATTGAATTGCAGTGGAGTGATCTTCAAGATAACAAGAACCCAGATGAAGAGGAAATCTTGGAGTCTCTTCAACCCCCTCTTGGAATCGAGGAGTTGAAAATATTCTTCTACAGTTTGGGGAATTGCCAGCTCTGA
- the LOC105162710 gene encoding uncharacterized protein LOC105162710 isoform X1, with product MEVPRETPVLLESKPLEMAEEFESRRLMEENIIAALKDENINTIGICGLGGIGKTRMAGRIGEKVKGEKLFKSVVLVWVGPIFDPERIAYEISDYLGVKVEVGNFMATVNKLRCRLLVEERILIILDDVWKILDLEKVGIPLHKHKGSCKILITSRLKDVCLAMGANAIFAVQSLTEEEAWSLLRKIVGVSMDSSDIYPLARSVAQKCKGLPLALNVIGRHLKDSSKVCLGSIAENNLNPALSYESKLLQEMDARGGLFGEGIETNINLIRKMSLNVSLPPGLMKSSITTKLYRPLRVLPFKLAASDLKGTDENVKKTLWVFDDVYTALRHGMDSALESLVTLDLSNTDIRVLPGIMKKLVNLELLVLTNCHNLQYIEPGLISSFDRLKELYMLGSFSGWEVEKEGKRVGNASINELALLPNLTALQIQIQDQNIIAQNSKIWSRLTVYVISTPEELKCRFQESSHLSFPAVHLDDYYGEFLGAMDFYLPSLTPLVDWLCVMLRSTESLRLAGVGSKNAVDELIPEGFKLLKQLEIRNCSIMEYLVNGADQVLQTNGLFPVLESLCLQDLPLFMEVFHGQFPVAMFGKLRNLKLLKLPSLVHVCRNPTQSVSVSNLRSVHISHCPKLKSLFSLSTAQGLVQLEEIKIENCEIMEEIFSGEGPEDGNISCNKIEFAKLNYIELDTLPNFTGLCKSVRIDFPQLREFCIQSLRKLITLCPNESDLIFRGNDDNDDSVMQCLFTEKIAFGSLKKLEITELDSVTNIWCHQPTTSWFSELEVLVVMSCDTLRNLFSHSIAKVLVQLKHMIVEKCVIMQEVIAEDCEIGQPESNESLFPQLKVLELRRLPLLESFCHMIKDLELPSLEDVTLYNCPRVKEFSGGHLSMPMLKCVKRDHSVYRIDGIIYTVEHLFNEKHLFVHQSWPFHKQYQATEEEFMEEEIMKGSIHSHPELSNQATRGNACASFQYDENQKSLCLASRQSTITEEVDADSPESYSFELEEKIRDKDVSAGHSYEGAKEDEAKAEEIRHEAKLEVSTDVVLRNEKYLKDFILFCSIFPSDYEFTKDMLVWQWIAEGLINLGEDEIMEGESIRCFDTLLNLGYIMPAGYNHRIDQMKYRVGEEKVNAFIPKQQYLEPKFQKYLDTEEITDVLKVDHLSLAFKQIDCINFGTIKQCGQLKMLSIHRCYGSKMKNLLPSDLFLELQALKILNLSHTDIMGLPSSVENLKALQCLDMYATPIRGLPESIRCLSNLRTLNLDGCLSLMTLPKCTSMLINLRHLVLDIVGQLQSMPAGIGKLSKLRTLRAFLVGEDEGSRIGELKDMNKLKGSLLISNLENVSTKEEAAEAYLCNKQDLKKIELQWSDLQDNKNPDEEEILESLQPPLGIEELKIFFYSLGNCQL from the exons ATGGAAGTTCCTCGCGAAACTCCCGTGCTGCTGGAATCTAAACCCTTGGAAATGGCTGAGGAATTTGAGTCCAGAAGATTAATGGAGGAAAACATCATAGCAGCTTTGAAGGACGAAAATATCAACACAATTGGAATTTGTGGGCTTGGGGGCATAGGTAAGACAAGAATGGCGGGACGAATCGGGGAGAAGGTGAAAGGTGAGAAACTGTTCAAATCTGTTGTGTTGGTATGGGTTGGCCCAATTTTTGACCCAGAGAGGATTGCATATGAGATTTCTGATTATTTGGGTGTTAAAGTGGAAGTGGGGAATTTTATGGCCACAGTAAATAAATTGCGGTGTAGATTGCTTGTGGAAGAGAGGATTCTGATAATACTGGATGATGTTTGGAAGATACTAGATTTAGAGAAAGTTGGAATTCCGCTGCACAAGCACAAGGGTTCGTGCAAAATCTTGATAACTTCCAGATTGAAGGATGTTTGCTTGGCTATGGGAGCTAATGCGATTTTTGCAGTGCAAAGCTTAACAGAAGAGGAAGCATGGAGTCTTTTAAGAAAGATAGTTGGCGTCTCTATGGACTCTTCTGATATATATCCTTTAGCAAGATCTGTTGCACAGAAATGCAAAGGCTTGCCACTTGCCCTTAATGTTATTGGGAGACATTTGAAGGATAGTAGCAAGGTTTGCCTAGGATCTATTGCAGAAAACAATCTGAACCCAGCTTTGTCATATGAGTCTAAGCTGCTACAGGAAATGGATGCTCGGGGTGGTTTATTTGGTGAAGGGATTGAAACAAACATCAACTTAATACGCAAGATGAGTCTGAATGTATCATTACCACCAGGACTAATGAAATCCAGTATTACCACGAAATTATATCGTCCCTTACGTGTGCTCCCGTTCAAACTTGCGGCATCAGATCTTAAAGGTACTgatgaaaatgtgaaaaaaactCTGTGGGTCTTTGATGATGTGTATACCGCATTACGCCATGGTATGGATTCAGCATTGGAGTCATTGGTCACATTAGATCTTTCTAATACTGATATTCGGGTATTGCCTGGGATAATGAAAAAACTTGTCAATCTGGAATTGTTAGTTTTGACAAATTGTCACAATCTCCAATATATTGAACCAGGTCTTATATCAAGTTTTGATCGTTTGAAAGAACTGTACATGTTGGGCAGCTTCAGTGGATGGGAAGtagagaaagaaggaaaaagagtgGGAAATGCTTCAATTAATGAACTCGCGCTCTTGCCTAACTTGACTGCTTTACAGATTCAGAtacaagatcaaaatattattgcgcaaaattcaaaaatctgGTCAAGGTTGACTGTTTATGTAATATCAACACCTGAAGAGCTCAAATGTCGATTCCAAGAATCTTCTCATCTCAGCTTCCCTGCTGTACACCTTGATGATTACTATGGGGAATTTCTGGGAGCAATGGACTTCTACCTTCCAAGTCTTACTCCTTTAGTGGATTGGCTTTGTGTCATGTTGAGGAGTACTGAAAGTTTGCGTTTAGCTGGAGTTGGATCtaaaaatgcagtggatgagtTGATTCCAGAGGGTTTTAAGCTCTTGAAACAGTTGGAGATACGTAACTGTAGCATAATGGAATACCTTGTGAATGGAGCTGATCAGGTGCTGCAGACAAATGGTCTCTTTCCTGTTCTAGAATCACTGTGTCTTCAAGACCTTCCCCTGTTTATGGAGGTATTCCATGGTCAATTTCCAGTGGCCATGTTTGGGAAACTAAGAAATCTGAAACTGCTTAAGTTACCTTCCTTGGTGCATGTCTGTAGAAACCCAACTCAAAGTGTTTCAGTTTCCAACCTCAGGTCTGTTCATATATCACATTGTCCCAAATTAAAGAGTTTATTCTCATTATCCACGGCTCAGGGTTTGGTGCAACtcgaagaaattaaaatagagaATTGTGAAATAATGGAAGAAATCTTTTCTGGGGAAGGGCCTGAAGATGGCAATATTAGCTGCAACAAGATCGAGTttgccaaattaaattatatagagCTTGATACCCTTCCTAACTTCACTGGTTTATGCAAAAGTGTGAGGATTGATTTTCCCCAGTTGAGAGAGTTCTGCATTCAAAGCTTGCGAAAGCTCATAACACTTTGTCCTAATGAGAGCGACCTTATCTTTAGAGGcaatgatgataatgatgataGTGTCATGCAATGTCTATTCACTGAGAAG ATTGCATTTGGTAGCTTAAAGAAGTTGGAAATTACTGAGTTGGATAGTGTGACTAACATCTGGTGCCACCAACCTACTACAAGCTGGTTCAGTGAACTTGAAGTACTGGTGGTTATGTCATGTGACACTTTGAGAAACTTATTCTCTCATTCCATTGCCAAAGTTCTTGTACAACTGAAACACATGATAGTAGAAAAGTGTGTCATAATGCAAGAAGTTATAGCAGAGGATTGTGAAATAGGACAACCAGAAAGTAATGAATCATTGTTTCCTCAACTGAAAGTATTAGAACTTCGGAGGCTGCCACTACTTGAGAGTTTTTGTCACATGATTAAAGATTTGGAGTTACCATCACTGGAAGATGTGACTCTTTACAACTGCCCAAGAGTGAAGGAATTTTCTGGAGGACATTTAAGTATGCCAATGTTAAAATGCGTGAAAAGAGACCACTCAGTATATAGAATTGATGGTATAATTTATACCGTAGAACATCTCTTCAATGAAAAG CACCTATTTGTTCATCAGTCCTGGCCCTTTCACAAACAATATCAGGCTACGGAAGAAGAATTCATGGAGGAAGAGATCATGAAAG GATCAATTCATTCCCATCCAGAATTGAGCAACCAGGCTACTAGAGGCAATGCATGTGCAAGTTTTCAATATGACGAGAATCAGAAG AGTCTTTGCTTGGCTTCAAGGCAAAGCACCATTACTGAAGAAGTTGATGCAGATTCCCCCGAAAGCTATTCGTTTGAACTAGAGGAGAAAATAAGGGATAAAGATGTTTCTGCAGGCCATTCTTATGAAGGAGCAAAAGAAGATGAAGCGAAAGCAGAGGAAATTAGGCATGAGGCAAAGTTGGAAGTATCTACAGACGTGGTATTGCGTAATGAAAAGTACTTGAaagatttcattttgttttgctCAATATTTCCATCTGATTATGAATTCACCAAGGATATGTTAGTTTGGCAATGGATAGCTGAAGGTTTGATAAATTTGGGAGAAGATGAAATAATGGAAGGAGAATCTATCCGGTGCTTTGATACTTTGTTGAACTTGGGTTACATTATGCCAGCTGGATATAATCATCGCATTGACCAAATGAAGTATAGAGTTGGTGAAGAAAAGGTGAATGCTTTCATTCCAAAGCAACAGTACTTAGAACCTAAGTTTCAGAAATATTTGGACACTGAAGAGATCACTGATGTGCTCAAAGTTGACCACTTGTCTTTGGCCTTTAAGcaaattgattgcattaatttTGGGACTATCAAACAGTGTGGTCAACTGAAGATGCTGAGTATTCACCGCTGTTATGGgtctaaaatgaaaaatcttctACCATCCGATCTTTTCTTGGAGTTGCAGGCCTTAAAGATCTTAAATTTGAGTCACACAGACATAATGGGACTACCAAGTTctgttgaaaatttgaaggCATTGCAATGTCTTGACATGTATGCGACACCTATTAGGGGTTTGCCTGAGTCCATACGTTGCCTTAGCAATTTGCGGACTTTAAACCTCGATGGTTGTTTGAGCCTCATGACATTGCCCAAATGCACGAGTATGTTGATTAACCTGCGGCATTTGGTTCTTGATATTGTGGGCCAGTTGCAGTCAATGCCTGCAGGGATTGGAAAATTATCCAAACTACGCACACTAAGGGCATTTTTGGTCGGAGAGGATGAAGGTAGTCGCATAGGAGAGCTGAAGGACATGAACAAGCTGAAAGGATCACTTCTTATATCAAATCTTGAGAATGTTTCAACCAAGGAAGAGGCTGCAGAGGCTTACCTTTGTAACAAACAGGACCTTAAAAAGATTGAATTGCAGTGGAGTGATCTTCAAGATAACAAGAACCCAGATGAAGAGGAAATCTTGGAGTCTCTTCAACCCCCTCTTGGAATCGAGGAGTTGAAAATATTCTTCTACAGTTTGGGGAATTGCCAGCTCTGA
- the LOC105162796 gene encoding putative disease resistance RPP13-like protein 1, which translates to MGDSSFVSGFKTGFGSAFLQFALERLASFGSVAWREIGVIWGVEDELRKLQRTYLKIQELLEHMEGSSLRLFNGSKAWQIWFEDMRKLAYDADALLDHVSLHLSSYCSVNARQENQIFSMVLSSFNELKLPNKICKMQEKLEELAKEMEGLVMIEKLKLDPYKFAPPRFNSLCSTVLFVDDKTVVGRERDREHIVDWLSEKCEGGDFSLMPIVGMGGIGKTTLARLVYDDERVRGVFGRRIWISISMDFDMVRIAKSVVESATLCACNLSDLISLQAMLRDVLSSRKFLVVLDDYWSESHADWDVLSSLFRVGSKGSKIIVTTRSTKVSSIVSCSKAYKLENLSDDDCWKLIEQRTLASMQTNQNLEPISRQIAKKCKGLPLVAVTLGCVLRCKSTEEEWHSILESELWDMPQTENVFPVLMLSYVHLPAHLRQCFAYCSIFPQNHEFEVEELVLLWMAEGFIQPVGARRLEDLGADYFHDLYSRSFFQQYKNPSNKTIYKMHGLIHDMARVVSKDICFRTEYNLSNCYPLFGNACHLSLLHDSSQQIELKASLKNERLRTFLLMSNNVSSRGELHPELFQHLQSLRVLGLSNIGIAELPNSVDKLEYLRYLNLSGNPISHLPESMCRLAALQTLKLTNCSQLRDLPTDMKNLANLRHLHFDVQGQLQSMPLQVGSLTNLQTLSAYIVGRKEGNGIGELKTMNGLRGSLCIKNIEHVLDLKDAVEAKLGMKTCLDRLELQWRKLRSGLDPQLLDRRKNEQAEVLANLQPHENVKELVIQNYCGVIYPDWLSQPWRKFTSIHLQGLKYCDNLPSLGQLPFLKYFAISDLPSLKYVDHNFYGTCNAATFPSLESFQIHDMSALLHWRNVSNDAMPCLNTFTIHGCPNLISLPHKLLSLLPYSSISDCGSLQAVP; encoded by the coding sequence ATGGGTGACTCCTCTTTTGTGTCAGGCTTCAAAACTGGGTTTGGATCAGCTTTCCTGCAATTTGCATTAGAGAGATTGGCGAGTTTTGGATCCGTTGCCTGGAGAGAAATAGGCGTAATATGGGGCGTTGAGGATGAGCTACGCAAGCTGCAGAGAacatatttgaaaatacaagAACTCTTGGAGCATATGGAGGGCAGTTCTTTAAGGCTGTTCAATGGGAGTAAGGCGTGGCAGATTTGGTTCGAAGATATGAGGAAGCTAGCTTATGATGCTGATGCTCTTTTGGACCATGTCTCCCTACATCTCTCCAGCTATTGCTCGGTTAATGCCCGTCAAGAAAATCAGATTTTCTCCATGGTTCTTTCTTCCTTTAATGAACTGAAACTTCCAAATAAGATATGCAAAATGCAGGAGAAGCTTGAGGAACTTGCAAAAGAAATGGAAGGTCTAGttatgattgaaaaattgaaacttgATCCTTATAAATTTGCTCCTCCAAGATTCAATAGTTTGTGTTCGACAGTGTTATTTGTAGATGATAAAACTGTGGTTGGGAGGGAGCGTGATAGAGAGCACATTGTTGACTGGCTTAGTGAGAAATGTGAGGGGGGTGATTTCTCTTTAATGCCTATAGTGGGGATGGGTGGAATTGGCAAGACGACTCTTGCCCGACTCGTTTATGATGATGAAAGGGTTCGCGGTGTTTTTGGGAGGCGAATATGGATTTCTATATCTATGGACTTTGATATGGTTAGAATTGCCAAGTCCGTAGTTGAATCTGCTACTCTTTGTGCTTGCAATCTGTCGGATTTGATCTCCCTTCAAGCCATGCTTCGTGATGTATTGTCCTCAAGAAAGTTTTTGGTGGTTTTAGATGATTACTGGAGTGAGAGCCATGCTGATTGGGATGTTCTCTCTTCACTTTTTAGAGTTGGCTCTAAAGGGAGCAAGATTATCGTGACTACGAGAAGTACTAAAGTTTCATCGATAGTGAGTTGTTCTAAAGCATACAAATTGGAGAATTTGTCTGATGATGATTGCTGGAAGTTGATTGAACAAAGAACGCTTGCTAGTATGCAGACGAATCAGAATTTGGAACCGATCAGCAGACAAATTGCAAAGAAATGTAAAGGCTTGCCTCTGGTTGCCGTGACACTTGGATGTGTTTTGCGTTGTAAGTCCACTGAGGAGGAATGGCATTCCATATTGGAGAGTGAGTTGTGGGACATGCCGCAAACCGAAAATGTGTTCCCAGTTTTGATGCTGAGCTATGTACACCTTCCTGCACATTTGCGACAATGTTTCGCTTACTGTTCCATATTCCCTCAAAATCATGAGTTTGAGGTGGAGGAGCTTGTACTCTTATGGATGGCAGAGGGATTCATTCAACCGGTAGGTGCAAGGAGATTGGAAGATTTGGGTGCCGACTACTTTCATGATCTATACTCGAGATCCTTCTTTCAACAGTATAAGAATCCTTCCAACAAGACAATATACAAAATGCACGGCCTTATTCATGACATGGCTCGAGTTGTCTCCAAAGATATATGCTTCCGCACAGAGTACAACTTGTCAAATTGTTATCCCTTATTTGGTAATGCTTGTCATTTGTCTTTGCTTCATGACAGCAGTCAGCAGATAGAGTTAAAGGCCTCTCTAAAGAATGAGAGGCTAAGGACTTTCTTACTGATGAGTAATAATGTTTCTAGCAGAGGAGAACTCCATCCTGAACTTTTTCAACATTTGCAATCTCTAAGGGTGTTAGGTTTGAGTAATATTGGTATTGCTGAACTTCCAAATTCTGTTGATAAACTGGAATACCTCCGATACCTTAACCTCTCTGGAAATCCCATTTCTCATCTGCCTGAATCCATGTGTCGGCTTGCAGCCTTACAGACGTTAAAGCTTACGAATTGCTCTCAACTTCGTGATTTGCCAACGGATATGAAGAACCTGGCCAACTTACGGCATCTCCATTTTGATGTACAAGGCCAGCTTCAGTCCATGCCACTGCAAGTCGGAAGTTTAACTAATCTCCAAACTCTTTCTGCATATATTGTAGGTAGAAAAGAGGGAAACGGCATTGGGGAACTCAAGACTATGAATGGCCTCAGGGGATCACTTTGCATAAAGAATATTGAGCACGTCTTAGATTTAAAGGATGCCGTGGAAGCCAAGTTAGGCATGAAGACATGTTTGGATAGACTTGAACTTCAATGGAGAAAATTGAGGAGCGGACTAGATCCACAACTTCTGGACCGTAGAAAGAACGAACAAGCTGAAGTCTTAGCAAATCTTCAACCTCatgaaaatgtaaaagagCTGGTCATTCAAAACTATTGTGGCGTTATTTATCCGGATTGGTTGAGCCAACCGTGGCGTAAATTTACAAGTATCCACTTGCAAGGGCTGAAATATTGCGACAACCTTCCATCTCTCGGGCAACTTCCCTTCCTCAAATACTTTGCAATCTCAGACTTGCCGTCTTTGAAGTATGTTGATCATAACTTTTATGGTACATGCAATGCTGCAACGTTCCCTTCGCTAGAGTCGTTTCAAATTCATGATATGTCAGCCTTATTGCATTGGAGAAATGTGAGCAACGATGCCATGCCTTGCCTAAACACTTTTACAATTCATGGTTGTCCTAATCTGATAAGTTTGCCACATAAACTCCTATCCCTTTTGCCATATTCAAGCATCAGTGACTGTGGAAGCCTTCAGGCCGTACCATGA